The DNA region atatatatatatatatacacacacacacacactaagtataaaaaatatgtcgtttatatattaaatatatttatatataaattatattaaaataaatatacatgtaaatattttctaaatatatactgtatgtgtgtgtattcatatatacatgcacagtacatatacatatattattaaacaaaaaccTTTAGTTTGTCAGCactattattaattcaatttaaatataaatatacacatgtgAATATTTGCTTAATCTATACAtgcatatgtttgtatttataaatatatatatatatatatatatataataaatatacaatgtacacaatatgtaaacaaaaacttattttggatgcgattaatcgtttgatacctctaatttcttatttttaagtGCCACTATTAGAGTTTGAATTTGCATTTACTttccaaactgttttttttttttataaaaattagaCCAGATTTTGTGCCGAACGTGTTGGTGTGAACAGGTCTTAATTTTGTTGAATCAGTTCAggtcaattcaagtttatttgtatagcgctttttacaatacaaatcatgagtttctacaatatatttggTAGTAGCATATCAGTGGTGACGGTCAAATTTATCTACATATGACGGTAAAAATGTACGGTTAAATAGAGTTaatgatgtaatcaaacagacgatgaacaccaTTAACAGCAATGCTTATATGCTGCAGTCTGCAGATGGATAGTTTCACCTGTGGAAGTTGCTTCGCTGCTTCGAGGTGCAGATTTCAGCGGAGGTCTTGAGCTCCACATAACATCCCGGTGCTGGAGGAGCATCAGGGTCTTTGACACGGCAGTCTACTTCTCCAGAGAAGAGCAGCGTGTGGTCGGCCAGACGCGTCTGAACCACCGTGCAGAACGCTTCATTGGTGTTCACCACGCCCCCTGGGTCTGGAGTCCCATCCACATCATCTGAAAATGAAGGAAAACGGTCGGTAAGTGGTGAGATCCATTATCTGTCTGACAGTAGAAAACAGCAGACGCCTCAGACCTGCGCATAAGTACTGCTCAAACTTGTATCCCCAGTACATCATCTCCTCCTGCCGCTCGGAGCGGGTCTCTCGGTTCACTCGGGCCGCCTCTGTCTCTACCTCACTGATGTAGATGGTGCCTCTGAACCTGGAGGCGGCCAGCATCCATCCCTCTTGAGTCTCGTATGGGCTGGTCAGCACTTTGGTTAGGTGTCCTCTCCATGTCACAAAGTCCACTCCTAGAGCACTGCAAACACACTCAGTAACTCAACTGAACACAAGAAACCTCTGACAGAAACAAGACATCTGTGCTGAAGGGCTGGTTTAGGAGTGCTGAGGTACTCTCATAGGTTTGGATTAATATTCTGAATTAGGCTTTCCATACTTTTGTAGTGTTTTTTCATATTTACTACAGATTTTGACTTTAGTACTTCAACTAAGAGAAAATGAGAACTGCTGTATTGGCAACTtgcattttactttatttcatgtAAGTGTTAAATGTGGTTTTAAGTTTGGTAGACTATAATAACCCAGCTGTGCAGTACATACATTCTGGGACAATGATGTTGCAATGATATATTCAaaaattactattgttcagcagaatgtacatagcctactactaaaaaaaaacattttttttaaggtttaatcacacaacatttcttccattttttatttttaatagtaaatcccctttgtatACCAAACAGTTAAGTttgtttaattttcaataattaaaagataaattaaattaatgttttatatgtttaatgtgcatctcagaaatttaaatagactgttccggcttaatatttacagatattagtccatatcgtgatttgatgtaagtgctatgacctatttttgattaattctttcaaaatttggcaaattccgtgccattccgcgttaaactgtaaaaatccgtttttatgactggattccgcgattccctctgcgttttctgcatcgcggaaatcatagtgcCCTGGTTGTGGTCAATGGACACACgtcacgacgttctctttacgtttgcccgcgcccttaAATCAAAACACTGCGGACTAcggccctaatatatatacacacacaatgccATGTACGTCTAACTGAGCTTGTTGCAGACCTGTCTTTAATTACACATTGAGGTGTTTTCTGACCTGGATGAGGGGGTCTGGACCCTGGTCTGGATCTTGTCTCTGTTGGCCAGAATCCACCTCAGCACGTGATCAAGCTTCTCTTTGACGCTGTCATCTCTTTTGACGAAGCGACTGGTGTATCCGTCTCTCAAATCAAAACCTGGGCTCTGTGGGGGCTGCACGTAGTAGCGCAGCTGCCTCGGGTCGTTGCAGAAGACCCTGCGGGAGTCCAGAGAGAAGCAGCCCACCTCCACGGGCTGCTTATACAGCGGGAAGGGTCTCTCGTACAGCTGTCTGTGAGCGCTCAGGATCCCGGCGGCTCGCTGCTGGCCCTCATCCGTCTCTCGGAGGCGCTTCTTCGTCTCATAATCACCGCTGCTGGAGTCAGAGCATCTTTTATCAACAGACTCGGCAGGATGGCCTCTGTGGTAACGCTGAGCCATGGCCTGATTTTAGTGTGGTGTGATGAGATAAACCACCTGCAGATCTCAGCATTAGCGAAAATAGCTCGATAGTATGTGTTTATCTAATCAAGTAACGTTACGTTAATGCGAATATGACTGAATACAACGAAgtagataaccaaccaaccaaccaaccaaccagtCTATGTGCTAGCAACAACACTACTTCCGTTAGCTACAATGTCTTTCTCAAGCAGTTATAATCAATACAAATAATATTCCATAGGGAGTGTTTCATAATACATGgcgttttgtaaaaaaaataagcgTGGTCTTTAGTTGGGATTAAACCGATATCTCACTCGGATAGCATATCAATTACACTGTTAGCGGAGCAAGCGCGTACACAGCAATGAAAacacactttcaaaataaaagccttacaacttcaaaataaaagccaacgtcaaaataaaagccaatgCACATAATAAATGTTAAAGTCGACTTGAAATGAAACTTCACCATATCTGTTTTATAAAATCACGGATTATTTTCATTTTGGAAAAACTGAACTTGTAATTTCATCAAAATGCATTCACTGAACCTTTTGGTAAAATTGACCGACTTCTCTCTGATATAGATATAACACAAATATAAACTATtcttaaagaataataataatgaaaacgaAATTGTGAGAGACAAACTCTCAACTGCTGGATGTAAAGCCAGAATTGTGATTTTTGTGtagttattcatttaatttttaaccACTTGGGAGAaacgatattcaatttggaaaaTTTGTCATCacaaatttaaaacatttgatttaTGTTTCTAGGACACATTGAATCTCATTTGGAGTAGGGATGGCGAAAACTAAAAAATTTCTTGACCGACCACCGAGCCTCATTAGCCGGTTGAAACCGGTTAACCGATTAGTTTAAAATATGGTACGCTATTTGAAATAACAGCCATTTCGAGCCGTGCCTGCAATTTCGCAACTCTGTCGCATCTCTCTGCCGCTCTGcctcccgcacacacacacacacacacacagccactcacgtcacttttttaaaaTCCCCAACAGCGCGAAACATGAGTCCCGCAAACGCGGCGCCGAAGAGCTTGTTGTATGTAATCGTAGGACAAATGGCTCCTTAGTTTCAAATGGTTTGGGTACAAGGTGATCGCTTTGAAAATAAAGGCGTTTGTCTAAGCTCTAGAAAGCCCTCACCGCTTACAAAGTCAAGGGGCAGCATGTCTTTTTCAACCGTTCCGCATATCTTTTGGGTAATAGTCTGAGCGCTGTTTGTCACATttctataaaggtaaatcagtagcaaaactcgagaggttgaagatctgaatgtgagaacttgtcatattaatatttgtatttgtaagttaaaatttacactcacagctctgatgtgaaaagctgaatctttcaatttgcacacacaatgATCataacacccgtgttttgaattggaagttgtagattaatagtcacaaatgtgtagaatgacattcacacaaagaaaatgacatacacacatttttacgtcatatttacttttgcactttacttcagtttcgctgcacaacgtcaagtcggcacttacaacctctcagatctggaagtacaagttcaaatcctagcgctctgacttttgctactctttttgcggtattctgttgcaaaactcacttgtgcacttgtatatgcagatgtgagagagcagagctgggggcggggctttggtgcgaatgaagacattttattggtcgatgcccgaccaatgaacaacgccaactgttttcactgaatatccttagctttgacaggattttaagacactgcattaattttgccattcaggtattatctagtagacaaataatgcaacatattttatatgtatatcccactgcatattgcagagtaaactcgctgtaccagaacatgctttgatctcaccgccacgcggtcccgtggttcatggagctatcgatagtactaaactaaacatTTAGTCAATatgtttgaaatgtattaaatgggACAGACAGTAGTTTCATTATATTCGCATCAATTTCTAGTAAATTGTAACacataaagtgcattgattatgcatggataactacgttgactaatgactatgcattttaaactggaaaatggaacagcattatgatctcatactcctccttggcagttaaatgtaactaaacaattaagtgtaacttttaaccaataaaataactgtactacatgttaactcagtcctgtttagttaatttgaagagatcatggtactaaataatatgcgcaataattatgatccatgaatgaccatttgaaatataagattttctaatatggttactatttatactacaataactgtagtatttagttttaaattccagtgcaaagaggcacgctttaaattagaggcatttggtggacagaaagataatattcatatgcaattccattgcttaaacactagatggccttgttgatggttaataaatacatgtatttagctctactagctGCTCAAAACAGTAGgctatttctggtcataagtgcttatttttaggttttgctgtttaatgtacatttagacattattaaacactcgatttttatttttttaaaaaaataataataataatgttgcatttaaaaagattcattactgacaagcaaattaggaatttaacccaatgaagatgttaaaattatttttacaaaacataaaaataataaaaacagcattatattgcaactctggtacagtgatatgcagtgggatatacatataaaatatgttgcattatttgtctactagataatacctgaatggcaaaattaatgcagtgtcttaaaatcctgtcaaagctaaggatattcagtgaaaacaattggcgttgttcattggtcgggcatcgaccaataaaatgtcttcattcgcaccaaagccccgccccgagctctgctctctcacatctgcatatacaagtgagttttgcaacagaataccgcaaaaagagtagcaaaagtcagagcgctaggatttgaacttgtacttccagatctgagaggttgtaagtgccgacttgacgttgtgcagcgaaactgaagtaaagtgcaaaagtaaatatgtagtaaacatgtgtgtatgtcattttctttgtgtgaatgtcattctacacatttgtaactattaatctacaacttccaattcaaaacacgggtgttttgatcattgtctgtgtgtgcaaattgaaagattcagcttttcacatcagagctgtgagtgtaaattttaacttacaaatacaaatattaatatgacaagttctcacattcagatcttcaacctcgagtttagctactgatttacctccatacatTTCCTACCTGCTAGCATAGATGACACGGTAGATGGACTTTGGCTACCTTTCTAACCCGAAGAGGCTTGCGGGTGTCGCGTTTTCAGGTGATACATCATAGATGATGTGCTGCTACTATATTTAAGCACTGTATCACACAAGTTGCAACTTACATCTGTCTCATTCTTTTTGGTGAAATGGTCCCACACACTACTTTTCTTTGCACGCTTCATCCTGTCGTCTTCCCTGGCTCTAACCTCGAGTGTTTTAGCCTGTTGCCTTTACTTTTCGCAAACCTTGTGAGCGCGCGAACCCAAACGCTGTGACCTCGCGCCAAatgtttttattggtttattaagTACAAACAGGCGAGTTATGAAAAATTGAGTGTGAGGGATAATTTGTTCACTTAACACAAAAAGATGAGGAATGAGATGGCTAACTGTAGTAGCGTATAGCCCACTGTCTATAATAGCCTAATTtagatatcactttttttttaaccgaCTACCGACAACTTTGACCGGTTAACGTTGATACGGTCAACCACCGGTTAAACGGTCATCGGTTAACATCCCTAATTTGGAGGCAACTTTTCCTTTTTATTACCATCTTATGTATCATGTGAAATGATCTACTACGCTGGGTTTGCTACCCTGACAATACAGTCCTAAAATAAATGTCCTAAGCTGTTAATTATATTTCTTGCTGTGGCGGTACTAAAAAAAGTGCAGCAGTCAGCTTCAAACAATATTAGACAATTAATTAAGGTAACAGACTTTAACctttgagttattattattattattattattattattttgtgttcctcTTAAAAATTATGTTCAtgatttttagaataaaagttAAAGGTATCCACCTTTTTCTAAAATGTGGAAGTAAGCTTATAGGTGAAGCTTCCGGTCCATTACCCACTATAAGGAAAATAATAGCAATGTGCAGTAAACGTtaaaaactgtttgcactacaaaccagtgtgttcatactTAAGATAATACATTGCAATAATATAGTAAGACACACCAATTTGCAATATCAACAGCAAAACAAACTGTATTGTACAGATAAAAATAGCTGGATGGGGAGGAGACTGGAAACTAGAccaaaacaattttaaacagcCCATTTTAATGggaagaaaaaggtggatagttCACCACCAAAATGAAATTCATtcactcaccatcatgtcgtCCCAAACCCTGTATGCATGTCTTTGTGCTGTGGAACACAGAAAAATATATTCTGAAGAGTGTTGGTAACCAAAGAGTTTCAGTTCTCATTGCCTTCCATCTGATTTCTGTGTTTATACAGTAAAAGTCAACTGGAatcaaaactgtttgattaccaacattttttaaatgatcttctatgttccacagaagaaaggatGATAATACTATAACATTGTACCAATATGGACCAATATGGATAATTGCATATCTTTAATAGGAGCATCTGGAGAATTCGATcatgcaaaaatttttttttcacctctataattaaatatttaatcaccAAGTATGCACTAACAAGGAAGAATTTATTTGTGgtttacacacgcacacacacacacacacacacacacacacacacacacacacacacacacacacacacacacacacacacacattataaccTCTATGAATTCCTAGGCTGTTTAATACATAATCTGTTCACCAAAATAGACTGCTCTTGTCAAGTTAGTTTGAAAgaccagaaagaaagaaagaaaaaaagtcaatttccATTCAAAGAAAATACCTTTAGAATGAGAGTAAAAGCCAATGCAATCTCAACTACTGAAGATAAGAAAGATGCTATAATCCATCTCTTCAATGTATAACACTTAAAAGACATATGATAGGTAGACAGGTATGGTGAAACTGGAATGAAGTAGAAATCCCAATTGTTAGCAAATGCTTTAATTTCACAATGGCAGTTGACATCAAAAGCATAAGTTCCCAAGATTTGGCATGTGCATTTCTGAATCCTTTAGAAAAGAGCGTTAAAGTTTTAAAAGAACAGATCTGCGGGAACCAGCAAGAGTACAAGAGCTTTTCCATTTACAAAGTATACATTGGCCAGCAGCAGCAAAACATTCCTTAGAGCTCAGAGATTATACAACAATCTAATTATCAAGCATTCCTTGAGGACTTAATTCATATTCATGGATAATAATGCATCACATTAATCCCAACCAAGAACATATAATGTAGGACAGCATACTCAGTTACATGGCAGATGCTCCTCAACCTAACATATATTTATAAAGATAAACTACAGTATGTACAGACAAGTTCCAGTTCGTTTTGTCTAACAACAGATCACACAAAAGTGCTAGGCCAGTAAAACTGGTATCACTTGGTTTTTCTGAGTCTGTGGGAATGGAACTGATCAAAGTTAAAGACAAGAGCACAGCAAAACCACTATCAAAATGAACCCTACATTCTTAGAAATGAGATATTTACAGTACATGTCAAACACTGGTTAACTGGAGTGAGAAATTCAGAAGCCTGAGGATAAAGTCACTTAACATAATATCGCAACTGAAATATTAACCGAGCAGAATATACTATTAAATACAGCACTACAGCAAAACAACGTTGGCTACAAATCCTAACCATATTCAACATATGTAGGAAAAATGGCTCAGCCagaaggaacaaaaaaaaaatctatcaatggGACAACTCCTGAGATATTATGAACAGTGGTCTGTAATGTTTTTGTAAGTCCGAATGCACTTTTTGGCCTATTGTAAATTAACTCCCAGTGTAAAACATGAGGTTAGACAGGTTGAAAAGccactctgtgtgtgtgggtttggGAAACTGTAAGTATCTCTCAGTATTTAAAGAGAGACTGATTCGATTGGGTCAAAACAGACACTTTACCGGGGtatgtttttataaactaaggcCAGAATTGTGGTTTACTCAGGCTGTGGGGTGCTGGGACCCCAGGAAAAGAGATTGGGAAAGCGGAAGAGAGAGTCTCTCCGTGCTGGGTCGGGAAGAGTCAGGGTCTCCGGAGCGGACTTCTTCCGTGGTCTGTCCTTGGGCAAAGAAAGGAAGTCTGGAGCTTCGGTGGAAAGGGGTGTGGAGGGAGCACTTGATGGGCCGCTACGAGCACAGGATGGCAGGGGCGTCTCGCTGATGGCAATAGCAGGCGGAAAGGTTCCCAGCTTCTTATTGGTGGCTTCCTGAGTGGCTCGTTCATATTCTCTCACTTCCTCCATTGTCATGTCTTTAAACATCCAAAGCAAAGAAATTTCAATTAGTGGTGTATAGTGGACATCTGAAACATGAAGACAAAGTCTCCTCGCTAATGTTATTTATACTGGTCTAAACCAACGGTGTTAAACTCAGATGTTGAAGGGCAACAGTCCTGTTCCAACATTGCTTCAACCCATCTACCTGTACTTCCTAGTGTAAACCTGAAGACTTAATTAGCTGGATCAGTTGTGTTTAATTAGACTCTTCTTTAATGAACTCTTCCCCACAGAAGTTGAATTTGACTCTTCTGGATTAAACACAtccaatataaaacaataatcaaTCTGATGTTCACAAGGCTTCCATTATAAAAACTgtagtgaaatattttatgtcACTTTTATTTGTTTCTGCAAGCTTTTGTGTGTCTATTATTTATAGCTGTCTTCCTTGAGTACTATAAGTCATTGAATCCcatttaatattttcatgatGGTGTATCAAAAATTCAGGGGTGTCCAGACTTAAAGTCTTTTGCACAGAGACCGAAATTTTCTTATGCGTTTTTTTTCATATTCGTCATCCTAATAATTCATCACGCACATAAACCTAACCACATGAACACACAGAGTTCGATGCGTATTAATCTGTTGCGAAAAAATTCACGAAACAGTACTAAATGGAGCAGGGGCGGAGTGGGACCAAAAAATCTACCGGGAAATTTCGTAAACCACCGGCCCTCGGTGgtcaaaaaaaaattgcaaaaaaatatatactactaACGTCATAACccttgcaaaattattttaaatagattaaGAAAGCAACCGCTACTGGTCACGTGGTCTATGGTTAGACTGATTTGTTTATATCCAGGGAAATACCTTGACAACGCCACGTGAGAGGCGTTCACACCGACGCTGACTTGAGCTTCCAAAGttaccggaagtcattcattttcaatggaagCTGGCTTCTCTCAGCTGCAAGGAGCATCAAATTCCTTGACGTTGCGTTTTGAGTGACCAGAGCGTCAATCCGAGAGTTGAAAGTGGCTCAACTTTATGGTAATAATATGACGCGGTTCTTCTTGCCTTCCATGGGGGTATCGTTAAATGTTATGCAACCACGCTAATCCTTCCtgactgtcaattttttttttctagaatttgcgcgccttctctctctctctagtctgGCGTGTGCCGTTTTTGGGTCATGCCATTAGACGAGGGGGCAGGGGGCGCTCATTATCTCCCTACATTTCTGTAAACAGACTTGACCTGCAATCGGTTCATTGATAAACGAATTCCCCATTCCCAGGAGGTTTTACTCCATTCTATGTTAATTtaagaacaaacaaatgaattaaatactgtttttttgtGACCATGAAAGTTCTGTATGAAGAATATGACGGGGGAGATGAGATGAGTGTGCAGGGGGGTAACTATGACTGAGAAATACAGTGCCGGCTGCCGCGCTCCCGCTCCGGCCACTCTCACGACcgttatgaataatttataatgGGCCGATCATGAAAATTCATCAACCGGCCGGCCGGAATCATGTGTAAACATGATTGACACAACGTGAGGTCTTATTTTTCAAAGTCCTAGAATTTGGGACTTTGTGTGCAATGGGCTTTACTCCTGGAGGACCACcttcctgtagagtttagctctaacacaCCTCACGTCAATTTTATAATgaccctgaagaccttgattagcctGGTTTAATTGGGGCAAGAGCTAAACTGCTGAAACGTggacctccaggagcaggattggagaCCCCTGCTCTAATCTCCAACAGAGGTAGAAGAGTTGCTGTTTTTtcgaattttttttaatgattttttttttgaggagatACAGTAGTGTTTATGACTGAAAATTTTGTTCAAGCCATCTAATCTAATCAGTATTGTCAAGGTCCTTGATGAGAACATGAAGAACAACTTTAAAGAACTGAATTTCTCAGTTTTTCAATCTGTTTGTTCTTGCAGTGACTCATGAAAAACTAAACGGTTGTGAGCTATGGATCACGACATCCTTCGGTATCCATGAGGTTTGTTAGTCATGACTCTGGGACAGAGTcaacacaaaagaaaaataaaggttATATACGCAAATAAAGGTAAAGGGACGAAAAAACAACAGTCTTGAAGGGAAGGATGTGTGCATGACTGGCTAGTCAATGCCAAACTTACCAATCCACTCATCAACCCAAGCGAAAGCCTGTCTATGACCCAGCAACAGCACATCTCTTACCACCTAAAAGAAAGAAAGGCAGGGGAAATATATGGTGATTGTGATGTTGCAAAGTATACAGTACATGTGTACTGGATGTGTTCATGGATCTTTTTTTAGTGCTGGAGAATTACTTCTGTGAAAGGAACATACAGTATCCCTAATCTTCCCTAACCCCAATGCTATCACTAACCCTAACATCCGTAGAAAATGAAAAGTTAAAGAAATATTGTTGAAGCTCCAGCTCCAACACAAAGCTGACTAATCCTAACCcttaaatctgattggttgacagGAATATTGTTTCAGAACCAACGAAGATGATCCAGGAATTGTGCTGCTAGAT from Carassius carassius chromosome 1, fCarCar2.1, whole genome shotgun sequence includes:
- the dxo gene encoding decapping and exoribonuclease protein — encoded protein: MAQRYHRGHPAESVDKRCSDSSSGDYETKKRLRETDEGQQRAAGILSAHRQLYERPFPLYKQPVEVGCFSLDSRRVFCNDPRQLRYYVQPPQSPGFDLRDGYTSRFVKRDDSVKEKLDHVLRWILANRDKIQTRVQTPSSSALGVDFVTWRGHLTKVLTSPYETQEGWMLAASRFRGTIYISEVETEAARVNRETRSERQEEMMYWGYKFEQYLCADDVDGTPDPGGVVNTNEAFCTVVQTRLADHTLLFSGEVDCRVKDPDAPPAPGCYVELKTSAEICTSKQRSNFHRYKLLKWWAQSFLPGVPQIVAGFRDHDGIVVAVETFPTSKISQLIKNEYNCWKPTVCMNFCNDFLYFVKSVVKEDNPSVVYLFTWDPHRDVSFTVHRDSQYTFLPEWYIRDMSSHHSSQH